Proteins encoded together in one Benincasa hispida cultivar B227 chromosome 1, ASM972705v1, whole genome shotgun sequence window:
- the LOC120070362 gene encoding beta-glucosidase 44-like isoform X1, whose product MKFCFFFLLVSLTIARSFSSELTYDFSGIVFDTEGLSRAAFPKGFVFGTATSAYQVEGMAHKDGRGQSIWDPFVKLPGKISGNATGDVAVDQYHRYKEDIDSMKRLNFDAYRFSISWPRIFPNGSGEVNWKGVAYYNRLIDYMIHQGITPYANLYHYDLPLALQERYGGLLDKQIVVDFANYAEFCFEQFGDRVKNWMTFNEPRVIADVGFNSGIMPPSRCSKEYGNCTNGNSGTEPYIVAHNIILSHATVVDTYRKKFQGKQRGRVGILLDFTYYEPLTGGKEDRHAAQRARDFHIGWFLHPFTYGEYPRTMQEIVKERLPKFSDEEIKLVKGSVDFVGINQYTTFYMFNPTWPKPTTPGYQSDWHVGYAYEKNGKPIGPRAHTGWLYEVPWGMYKALMYVKEHYGNPNVIVSENGMDTADIPLPEGLNDRERIHYYKTYLQNMKKAIDNGANVTGYFAWSLLDNFEWLSGYTSRFGIIYVDYKHNLKRVPKMSAYWFKQMIQNNK is encoded by the exons ATGAAATTttgcttcttcttccttctagtGAGTCTCACTATTGCTAGAAGTTTCTCATCGGAATTAACTTATGACTTCTCCGGCATTGTCTTCGACACCGAAGGGCTCAGTCGAGCTGCATTTCCCAAAGGCTTCGTCTTTGGAACTGCAACTTCTGCATATCAAGTAGAAGGAATGGCTCACAAAGATGGCCGAGGTCAAAGCATTTGGGATCCTTTCGTTAAACTCCCCG GAAAGATTTCTGGCAATGCCACGGGAGATGTAGCTGTGGATCAATATCATCGATATAAG GAAGACATCGATAGCATGAAAAGGTTGAACTTCGATGCTTATCGATTCTCAATTTCTTGGCCGAGGATATTTCCAa aTGGATCGGGAGAAGTAAATTGGAAAGGGGTTGCTTACTATAATAGATTAATTGACTACATGATTCATCAAG GAATCACACCCTATGCAAATCTTTACCACTATGATCTTCCCTTGGCACTTCAAGAAAGATATGGAGGCTTACTAGACAAGCAAATCGT GGTCGATTTTGCAAATTATGCGGAATTTTGTTTCGAACAATTTGGAGATAGAGTAAAGAATTGGATGACATTCAATGAACCCAGAGTTATAGCTGATGTTGGTTTCAATAGTGGAATAATGCCTCCTTCAAGGTGTTCAAAAGAATATGGAAATTGTACCAATGGAAATTCAGGAACTGAACCATACATTGTGGCTCACAATATAATTCTTTCCCATGCTACTGTGGTTGATACATACAGGAAGAAATTTCAA GGAAAACAAAGAGGGAGAGTTGgaattttgttggattttacaTATTATGAACCTCTAACTGGAGGAAAAGAAGACAGACATGCAGCTCAAAGAGCAAGAGATTTTCACATTGGCTG GTTCTTGCATCCTTTTACATATGGTGAATATCCAAGAACAATGCAAGAAATTGTAAAAGAAAGGCTACCAAAATTTAGTGATGAAGAGATTAAATTGGTGAAAGGCTCAGTAGATTTTGTGGGTATTAATCAATACACCACCTTCTATATGTTCAACCCCACTTGGCCAAAACCAACCACTCCTGGCTATCAATCAGATTGGCATGTTGGCTATGCTT ATGAAAAGAATGGAAAACCAATTGGTCCACGG GCTCATACTGGATGGTTGTATGAAGTACCATGGGGAATGTATAAAGCTTTGATGTATGTGAAGGAGCATTATGGAAACCCAAACGTGATTGTTTCAGAAAATG GTATGGATACTGCTGATATCCCACTTCCTGAAGGGTTAAATGATAGAGAAAGAATACATTACTACAAGACATATTTGCAGAACATGAAGAAAGCCATTGATAATGGAGCTAATGTGACAGGCTATTTTGCTTGGTCTTTGCTTGATAACTTTGAATGGCTATCAGGCTATACTTCAAGGTTTGGTATCATATATGTTGATTACAAACACAATCTCAAGAGAGTTCCTAAGATGTCAGCCTATTGGTTCAAACAAATGATTCAAAACAACAAATAA
- the LOC120078346 gene encoding uncharacterized protein LOC120078346: MAPYEALYRRPCKTPVCWNEVGERFGRKGKLSPRYIGPYEIIERVDPMAYRLELTPELSHIHDVFHVAMLRKYVLDPTHMLPEQPVRLKENLSYEEELVEILDRKEQVLRNKTIPLVKVLWRNLLKKLHGKLKSK; the protein is encoded by the exons ATGGCTCCATATGAGGCTTTATACAGGAGACCATGTAAGACTCCggtatgttggaatgaagtggGAGAAAG gtttggtaggaaagggaaGTTAAGCCCGAGATACATTGGACCCTATGAGATAATAGAGCGAGTTGACCCAATGGCATACAGGTTAGAGTTAACTCCAGAGCTATCTCATatccatgatgtgtttcatgtggcgATGCTAAGAAAGTATGTGCTAGATCCTACCCATATGTTACCTGAACAACCAGTGCGGTTGAAGGAAAATTTGTCATACGAAGAGGAACTAGTGGAGATCCTTGATAGGAAAGAGCAAGTCTTGAGAAACAAGACAATACCTTTAGTAAAGGTGTTATGGAGAAACCTACTGAAGAAGTTACATGGGAAGCTGAAGAGcaaatga
- the LOC120070362 gene encoding beta-glucosidase 44-like isoform X2: MIHQGITPYANLYHYDLPLALQERYGGLLDKQIVVDFANYAEFCFEQFGDRVKNWMTFNEPRVIADVGFNSGIMPPSRCSKEYGNCTNGNSGTEPYIVAHNIILSHATVVDTYRKKFQGKQRGRVGILLDFTYYEPLTGGKEDRHAAQRARDFHIGWFLHPFTYGEYPRTMQEIVKERLPKFSDEEIKLVKGSVDFVGINQYTTFYMFNPTWPKPTTPGYQSDWHVGYAYEKNGKPIGPRAHTGWLYEVPWGMYKALMYVKEHYGNPNVIVSENGMDTADIPLPEGLNDRERIHYYKTYLQNMKKAIDNGANVTGYFAWSLLDNFEWLSGYTSRFGIIYVDYKHNLKRVPKMSAYWFKQMIQNNK; the protein is encoded by the exons ATGATTCATCAAG GAATCACACCCTATGCAAATCTTTACCACTATGATCTTCCCTTGGCACTTCAAGAAAGATATGGAGGCTTACTAGACAAGCAAATCGT GGTCGATTTTGCAAATTATGCGGAATTTTGTTTCGAACAATTTGGAGATAGAGTAAAGAATTGGATGACATTCAATGAACCCAGAGTTATAGCTGATGTTGGTTTCAATAGTGGAATAATGCCTCCTTCAAGGTGTTCAAAAGAATATGGAAATTGTACCAATGGAAATTCAGGAACTGAACCATACATTGTGGCTCACAATATAATTCTTTCCCATGCTACTGTGGTTGATACATACAGGAAGAAATTTCAA GGAAAACAAAGAGGGAGAGTTGgaattttgttggattttacaTATTATGAACCTCTAACTGGAGGAAAAGAAGACAGACATGCAGCTCAAAGAGCAAGAGATTTTCACATTGGCTG GTTCTTGCATCCTTTTACATATGGTGAATATCCAAGAACAATGCAAGAAATTGTAAAAGAAAGGCTACCAAAATTTAGTGATGAAGAGATTAAATTGGTGAAAGGCTCAGTAGATTTTGTGGGTATTAATCAATACACCACCTTCTATATGTTCAACCCCACTTGGCCAAAACCAACCACTCCTGGCTATCAATCAGATTGGCATGTTGGCTATGCTT ATGAAAAGAATGGAAAACCAATTGGTCCACGG GCTCATACTGGATGGTTGTATGAAGTACCATGGGGAATGTATAAAGCTTTGATGTATGTGAAGGAGCATTATGGAAACCCAAACGTGATTGTTTCAGAAAATG GTATGGATACTGCTGATATCCCACTTCCTGAAGGGTTAAATGATAGAGAAAGAATACATTACTACAAGACATATTTGCAGAACATGAAGAAAGCCATTGATAATGGAGCTAATGTGACAGGCTATTTTGCTTGGTCTTTGCTTGATAACTTTGAATGGCTATCAGGCTATACTTCAAGGTTTGGTATCATATATGTTGATTACAAACACAATCTCAAGAGAGTTCCTAAGATGTCAGCCTATTGGTTCAAACAAATGATTCAAAACAACAAATAA